From a single Brassica napus cultivar Da-Ae chromosome C9, Da-Ae, whole genome shotgun sequence genomic region:
- the LOC106392202 gene encoding U3 small nucleolar ribonucleoprotein protein IMP4-like gives MLRRNVRLRKEYLYRKNLEGNEREIYDKKRKIREALQEGKPIPTELRNEEAKLRQEIDLEDQNTAVPRSHIDDEYANATEKEPKILLTTSRDPSAPLTRFVKELNIVFPNASKLNRGSQVISEIIETARSHDFTDVIFVSENRGKPDGLIISHLPFGPTAYFQLLNVVTRHEIQTKKEMGKMSEQYPHLIFERFTTQMGKRVMNILKHIFPVPKLDAKRIVTFSNESDYISFRNHVYDKGEGGPKSIELKEIGPRFELRLYQVKLGTLEQDEAEVEWVLRPYMNTAKKRKFLGE, from the exons ATGTTGCGCAGGAACGTTAGGTTAAGAAAAGAGTATCTCTACAGGAAAAACTTGGAAGGTAATGAGCGTGAGATCTACGACAAGAAGCGCAAGATAAGAGAAGCCCTCCAAG AAGGGAAGCCGATTCCTACTGAGCTCCGCAACGAGGAGGCGAAGCTTCGTCAGGAGATTGATCTCGAAGACCAGAATACTGCCG TTCCCCGGAGCCATATTGATGATGAATATGCAAATGCAACTGAGAAAGAACCCAAGATTTTGTTGACTACCTCTAGGGATCCAAGTGCTCCTCTTACGCGATTCGTCAAG GAATTGAACATTGTTTTTCCTAACGCCAGTAAACTGAATCGTGGTAGTCAG GTCATTTCTGAGATTATTGAAACGGCTCGTTCTCATGATTTTACTGATGTGATATTTGTTTCTGAGAACCGTGGTAAGCCTGATGGTCTTATCATCTCTCATCTCCCATTCGGACCTACTGCCTACTTTCAGTTACTTAATGTG gtAACAAGACATGAAATTCAAACCAAGAAAGAAATGGGAAAAATGTCTGAGCAATATCCTCATCTCATTTTTGAACGCTTTACAACCCAG ATGGGTAAAAGAGTTATGAACATCTTAAAACACATCTTCCCAGTtcctaaacttgatgcaaagcgTATTGTAACTTTTTCTAATGAATCTGATTACATTTCATTCAG gaaccATGTGTATGATAAAGGAGAAGGAGGCCCGAAATCGATAGAGCTAAAAGAAATTGGTCCTCGGTTTGAGTTGCGGCTCTACCAG GTGAAATTAGGAACATTGGAACAAGATGAAGCAGAGGTCGAATGGGTTCTGAGACCCTACATGAACACTGCTAAAAAACGCAAATTTCTCGGTGAATGA